One window from the genome of Candidatus Manganitrophaceae bacterium encodes:
- a CDS encoding MTH1187 family thiamine-binding protein yields MSPLTQGESVSEYVSRSLEIVDKSGLEYRLNPMGTVIEGPWDEVLGVVKACWERMKEDCDRVSTVIKIDYRKGKTGRLTGKIASVEKTLGRKLQT; encoded by the coding sequence ATGTCTCCACTGACCCAAGGGGAGAGTGTGAGCGAGTACGTCTCCAGATCCCTTGAGATCGTCGATAAGAGCGGCCTGGAATACCGACTGAATCCGATGGGAACCGTGATTGAAGGGCCCTGGGATGAGGTCTTGGGGGTCGTGAAGGCGTGCTGGGAGCGGATGAAGGAAGATTGTGACCGGGTTTCGACGGTCATCAAGATTGACTATCGAAAGGGGAAAACAGGCCGCCTCACCGGCAAGATCGCCAGCGTCGAGAAGACCCTCGGCCGAAAGTTGCAGACCTAA
- a CDS encoding aminomethyl transferase family protein → MPTLPLQALHQQRGARLLIHEEWELPADYGDSLAEYRSIREGVGIADLSFQGLFLISGRDQISFLQNLVSNDLTNLPPQRGLYATLLTAKGRVLSDFYLYPLSDAIVMEVEGTNAKKTFEQLMRFKLRSQVKIETPAWGHLLVSGPQARPLLALLLGSLPEMEEKSFFQTEAGGSPLLCIKRSITGGEDYHLYLPIEGLETFWGRLFTEGAAFHPVPVGQAALEIARVEAGKPRYGIDMDEHIIPIEAGIGPEAISYTKGCYPGQEVMARIQTYGHVNKQLTGLVLEGASLPKKNDKVFQGEKELGWITSSTWSPFLKKVIAMGYLRPQIAAPETAVEVESDQIRRPAKITPLPFYHRD, encoded by the coding sequence ATGCCAACGCTCCCTTTACAGGCCCTGCACCAACAGCGAGGTGCCCGCCTTTTAATTCATGAAGAATGGGAACTCCCCGCAGATTATGGAGATTCCCTTGCAGAATACCGCTCCATCCGCGAAGGGGTCGGTATCGCCGATTTATCCTTTCAGGGTCTCTTTCTGATCAGCGGGCGCGATCAGATTTCCTTCCTTCAAAACCTGGTCAGCAATGATCTAACGAATCTTCCCCCGCAGCGGGGGCTGTATGCCACCCTGCTCACCGCCAAAGGAAGGGTTCTCTCCGATTTTTATCTCTATCCCCTTTCAGACGCAATCGTGATGGAGGTGGAGGGTACCAATGCAAAGAAAACCTTCGAGCAACTGATGCGGTTTAAGCTCCGCTCTCAAGTGAAGATAGAGACCCCCGCCTGGGGACATCTGCTGGTTTCAGGTCCCCAGGCGCGCCCGCTCCTCGCGCTGCTGCTCGGCTCGCTTCCGGAGATGGAGGAGAAGTCTTTTTTCCAAACGGAAGCCGGGGGATCGCCGCTGCTCTGCATCAAACGCTCCATCACCGGCGGAGAGGACTATCACCTCTACCTTCCGATTGAGGGGCTCGAGACATTTTGGGGGCGCCTTTTTACAGAGGGTGCGGCCTTTCACCCGGTGCCAGTCGGCCAAGCGGCTCTGGAGATCGCGCGCGTCGAAGCGGGGAAACCCCGTTACGGGATAGATATGGATGAGCATATCATCCCGATCGAAGCGGGAATCGGCCCCGAGGCGATCAGCTATACCAAAGGGTGTTATCCCGGTCAGGAGGTCATGGCGCGCATTCAGACCTACGGCCATGTCAACAAACAGTTGACCGGTTTGGTTCTCGAGGGAGCGTCGCTTCCCAAAAAAAACGACAAGGTCTTTCAAGGGGAGAAGGAGCTCGGGTGGATCACAAGCAGCACCTGGTCTCCCTTTTTGAAGAAGGTGATCGCCATGGGCTACCTGCGCCCTCAAATCGCGGCTCCGGAAACCGCCGTCGAGGTGGAGAGCGATCAGATCAGGAGGCCGGCGAAAATCACCCCCCTTCCGTTTTATCATCGGGACTGA